CATCTTAATCTTTGCCTCCATTATCTATTATCCTATATCCTTTACGCCCTCTACGTAAATATTGATCCGTTCTACTTCAAGGCTTGTAAATTCTTCTACACGATACTTTACAGATTCCATAAGGTTACTTGCCACTGTAGAAATAGAAACTCCATAAGATACAATAATATGGAAGTCTATCGTGATCTTATTATTCTTTACAGAAACAAATACACCTTTTCTGATATTATCTCTTGTTAACAGCTTGGCGATCCCATCTTTCATATTCACCATTGCCATCCCTACGATACCAAAACATCCAAGAGCACAGATTCCGGCATATTTCGCAATTACCTGATTTTCAATGGAGATCTCTCCATTCTTTGTATTCACATGTCCTTTCATAAATTATACCTCCAAACGAGAATTCATATATTTCGATTATACATTATGAAACCACCTAAGTCTAGTGTTTCAAAAAATGATTTAAAATAAAAGCAAATTTATTCTTGATTTTTATAAATCAATCTGTTAGAATGAAATAGTTGTCGAGCCTGGAATGAAACAGGAATAGAGATTGGAATAAGGAGGTGCTAACATGGCAAAATGTGCTATTTGTGGCAAAGGTGCTCATTTTGGAAACGCAGTGAGCCATTCACATAGAAGATCAAATAAAATGTGGAAATCTAACATCAAATCTGTTAAAGTTAAAGTTAACGGAGCAGCTAAGAAAATGTACGTTTGTACTTCTTGCTTAAGATCTGGTAAGGTTGAACGTGCTTAGTCTTGATTGATCATATAAGAAACCACTAAGAGTTGGAATTTATTCCAACTCTTTTTTTTTCTTCAAGCGTTATTTAAAGAATAGACAGTAAGCTGTGATATCACATCCGATACAGATAACTATTTTCATCGGATCGTGAGTGATCCAGAATCCTGTAAATAAGCCCAATGAGAAAAAGAAAAAAGCGATGGCCCAGACTCGTTTCATATTTGAAGATCCTTTTTGTACATATGTATTCCAAAATTCTGGTTTGAATGACGGAAATTAATGGTGGAATATTATAAACATCTGTCTACCACTACAAAAATTGAAAACTAATAATGTTTAACATACACACCTTTCCGTTTGAAAATTCTTAATTTTATAAAAGAATGTCTTCAGGTATTCATAAAAACATAAAGAAAGATAGAGGTACGAAATGATAGAATTCCATAGAATTCGTTTTTCGTAGCTCTATCTTTCTTTATGTTTTTATGAATACTCAATACATTTCTGTTAGACAATCAAATTTTACTTTTCAAGATCATCCACAATATCTTCTAATGTCTCATTCTTCCCCGTAAACTTATCGATCACATCTGGTACCATATCCAGTAATTTCACGATTGTTTCCTGATTCTTAATATTCACAAGTTTTGTCTGTCCATCTTTAATGACAAGAACTGCACTTGGAGTCATCTTTCCTCCAATTCCACCACCGCTCTTGTCCTTCTTATCACCAGAGAAAGCTCCTGCTCCCATTCCGAAGGAGACGTCAACTAATGGTAAGATGATCGTATCTTTGATGTAGATTGGTTCTCCTACGACCGTTTTTGATGTTAAGAATCCTTCCATACCGTCAAATAGTGAACCCATGGTATCTTTTAAATTTTCTTTGCTCATTTTAACTGCCTCCTATCATTCTTATTGCTCGGTCTTTTTGTTTGATCAATTCATCTTTATCTTTATATACTTTCCATAACAAATATAAGATCTTGTATCTTCGGATCCTTCCTTTGATCTTTAGCTCTCCTTTCAAGATTCTCTTCTCAAAATCTGGTGTGATATTGATATGATCACCGTAGATTGGAATCAATGCAGCGGTCCAGCCTAAGACTTTTCCCGTGTAATATGGGTCTTCGAATCCAAATATAATCTTTGCATTTAGTTTCTGTGGAAGTAACAGCTTTACCCCATTCACTCCATATCTCTTGATCCGCTTCACTGCATCAATGATATCCTCATCTTCCAATAGATCTCCGATCATTTCCATCTTATTTGTGATCTTACGGATCTTTGTTATGAAATTCTTGCATCTATTATAACATTTTTTGAGAAAATTCACGATTCTTTTGCCAAAAAACTCTTTCTCTTTATCTGTTGTTTTGTCTATCTTAGATTCTGATATCTTATCTTCTGATCTTTCGTACATTTTTCTTGTTGTTGATGTCTTTGTTCTTTCTTCTTTTTCATCCCATGTGAGATTATATACATCTTCATCTTCAGAAGGATATGTACTTTTTTTCTTTTCTACTCGTTTCTTATTGTTTTTTTTATTTTTTTGTTTCTTTTTAGAGTCTGATCTTTTCTTATGTTTTTTCTTATCTTTCTTTTTATGCTCTCCAAATACAGACCAGTGTTCTTTCCTTGAATCATAAATCGGTATTCCAAAAATCCTGATTCCAAAATTCAGCTCTTCTTCATAGAATGCTTTTGCACGTAAAAATATAACTGCCCATGATACTTTTACCTGTGCTTTGGGACTCTTCCCATCAAAATCTCCTTCGATCTGATAACAGATCGGGAAGATCAAAAGGATCAACAATAACACGATCGGTATCAGGATCAGGATTCCTATGATCTTTAATATTAAAAATAGTATACTCATTTATCTTCCCCACAAAAATATGTTGTTACATCCTCAAGTTCTCCTTTATGATACAGATCATTGATCATGCGTCTTAACATAACAACTGCATCATCTCGTCCTGCTGCCATTCCTACGATCGTGATATCTTTTCCTTCGTGGATATCGGATAATAGTTCATTATATGGATATATTTCCAGAAATGCACTGTTCCAGAGCGGCAGTGTAATACAGTACAATCTTGAAATTGATTTCTTTTCTTGTATTTTACAAAATAGACGTTTCTTTTGTAATTTTAATATCTCTGATATGTATACACGTTCTGAAACTTTCACTCATTTTTCCTCCTGAAAATTCTCCCCATTCATTCCTGATAAAATTCCTGATAAAACAAAAAGGGATGTATTACTACATCCCCATTTTAACATATATTGTTGTCGATTACTCGCCAAATTCGCCGATTTTTACAACTTTCAGCATGTTTGTAACACCTTTTCCACGATGGTTAGCTGGTCCACCACCTGTTAAGACTAAGATATCATCTTTCTCAGCAAGTCCTGCATCTAATACGATATCTGTTGCTTCATCTAACAGATCTTTTGTTGTCTCAGCTTTGTGAGATTTGAAAGGACGTACTCCCCAATAGATCTGCATCTGACGTACGATCGCATCATCTGGTGACAGACCGATGATCTGTGCATCTGGTTTGAATTTAGATACGATTCTTGTTGTGAATCCTGACATACTTGATGCTAAGATACATTTTGCATTTACATTGTGTGCTGTCTGTACTGCAGAATAAGCAACTGCTGCTGAAATTCCACGATTGATATATTTAGATCTGTAATCTTTGATCTTTGTGCTTAAGTGAACTTCTGTTGAGATTGCGATCTGATTCATCATCTTAACAGCTTCTACTGGATATTTACCTTTTGCTGTTTCTCCAGATAACATGATCGCATCTGTTCCATCATAGATCGCATTTGCCACGTCTGTAGCCTCAGCTCTTGTTGGACGTGGGTTACGAATCATAGAATCTAACATCTGTGTAGCTGTAACAACTGGTTTGAATGCATCGTTACATTTTCTGATGATCTCTTTCTGTAAGAAAGGTACTTCTTCAGCAGGTACTTCAACACCAAGGTCACCACGAGCAACCATGATACCAGCAGATGCATCGATGATCGCATCAATGTTTTCAACACCTTCCATGTTCTCGATCTTAGAGATTACACCAACATGCATGTTATGTGCACCGATGATATCTTTGATCTCTTCTACAGCTTCTGCATTACGGATGAATGATGCTGCGATGAAGTCGATTCCATTCTCAAGACCGAATTCGATATCTGCTTTATCTTTTTCTGTGATAGATGGTAAGTTAACTCTTACGTTAGGTACGTTAACACCCTTACGGCTTCCTAAAAGTCCTCCGTTGATAACGTCACATACGATATCTGTTCCATCTTTGATCTCTTTAACTTTTAACCCAATTAATCCGTCATCGATCAGGATTGTGTTTCCAGCTTCTACATCCTGTGGAAGTTCCGCATATGTAATGCTGGTAATTTCATTATTTCCTTTGATGTCTCTTGTTGTCAGTGTATATTCCTGACCTGTTACTAATTCAACATCATCATCTGTTTCTAATAATCCTGTACGGATCTCTGGTCCTTTTGTATCAAGTAAAATAGCGATTGGTAAATTCAGTTCTTCTCTGAACTTCTTAATTCTCTTGATACGTCCTAACTGCTCTTCATGATCTCCATGAGAGAAGTTTAAACGGGCAATGTCCATTCCTGAACGCATCAGGTCTTTTAATACCTCATCGTCGTCTGTTGCAGGTCCCATTGTACAAATGATTTTTGTCTTCTTGGTTAGCATAATTTTTCTCCTTTGGTTTCAAAAATATATTTAAATAATAAACAACTCACCTTTTCACATGCTTATGGGTAAATAAATGATCTTGACAATATTCATAATTCCCATCGCATTTTGAACAATAACGAAATTCCAATTCTGGATCGTCAAGTTCTGTTCTGTGGCACACTGCACATTCGTGCATCGCACCATTCTTCTTCTTTGGCGTGATCGTCTTAGCTTTGTACGCTCTCGCCTTCTTCTTATGTATTGTTTTAGCCTTGAAGTTTGCTCCCATTCTTCGAATCTTCTTCATAGAGAAGAAAAATAGTAGAAAATTTAACAAAGCTGCAACTATAGATACTTTAACCGAAATTCCGGCAACTGTAAAGCCTGAACTTAAAAAAATGTAGATTAAATATAATCCATCTAAGTATCCAAGCCATTTTACCTTGATTGGAAGGATCATATACAAATATACTTCCATCTCTGGGAACATAGACGCATATGCTAAAAATAACGTCATGTTTAGATAAAAAGTATCCATGTTAACAAACGCTCCATAGCCTTCTCCATATGCGAATGTAAGAATCGCATAAGTTAAAAATGCCCCAACGATCGTTCCTAAAACTCCGATCAGATAATACATATTGAATCGGAATGTTCCCCATACCTGCTCTAATGAGCTTCCGATCGAGTAATAAAATAACAATACAAATATTACAAAGATCAAATTCGTCTCTGGTCCGATCAACAGGAATGTCACAATTCTCCAGACTTGTCCATGCAAGATCAGATACGGATTCAATTCCAGTAAACTATATAATCGTGGTGATATATTGGCGATCACAAAACCGACTGCATACAATAAAACAATGATCTTAGGGAGATTCGGTATCGCATATCTGCCAAACTTCTCTTCCAGTTTATTAAGCCACATAAAAAACCTTTCTTATCATCAAAAATTAAAACATATTTTTCTTTCCAAGGATATATCCTCCAAAGATCGTAAGGATCAAGGATACGATCACAAGGATCAAAAATCCATGTGCTGAATGTGCCAGTGGTACTGGAACATTCATTCCCCAGAAACTCGCGATCATCGTCGGAATCGACATAACGATCGTTATGATCGCAAGAACCTTCATTACAATATTCAGGTTGTTTGAGATAACAGATGCGTATGCATCCATCGTACCACTTAAGATATTGCTGTAGATGTCTGCCATCTCAA
The sequence above is drawn from the Anaerostipes hadrus ATCC 29173 = JCM 17467 genome and encodes:
- a CDS encoding Asp23/Gls24 family envelope stress response protein, whose protein sequence is MKGHVNTKNGEISIENQVIAKYAGICALGCFGIVGMAMVNMKDGIAKLLTRDNIRKGVFVSVKNNKITIDFHIIVSYGVSISTVASNLMESVKYRVEEFTSLEVERINIYVEGVKDIG
- the rpmB gene encoding 50S ribosomal protein L28 yields the protein MAKCAICGKGAHFGNAVSHSHRRSNKMWKSNIKSVKVKVNGAAKKMYVCTSCLRSGKVERA
- a CDS encoding GerW family sporulation protein, translated to MSKENLKDTMGSLFDGMEGFLTSKTVVGEPIYIKDTIILPLVDVSFGMGAGAFSGDKKDKSGGGIGGKMTPSAVLVIKDGQTKLVNIKNQETIVKLLDMVPDVIDKFTGKNETLEDIVDDLEK
- a CDS encoding DUF2953 domain-containing protein; translation: MSILFLILKIIGILILIPIVLLLILLIFPICYQIEGDFDGKSPKAQVKVSWAVIFLRAKAFYEEELNFGIRIFGIPIYDSRKEHWSVFGEHKKKDKKKHKKRSDSKKKQKNKKNNKKRVEKKKSTYPSEDEDVYNLTWDEKEERTKTSTTRKMYERSEDKISESKIDKTTDKEKEFFGKRIVNFLKKCYNRCKNFITKIRKITNKMEMIGDLLEDEDIIDAVKRIKRYGVNGVKLLLPQKLNAKIIFGFEDPYYTGKVLGWTAALIPIYGDHINITPDFEKRILKGELKIKGRIRRYKILYLLWKVYKDKDELIKQKDRAIRMIGGS
- the pyk gene encoding pyruvate kinase, producing the protein MLTKKTKIICTMGPATDDDEVLKDLMRSGMDIARLNFSHGDHEEQLGRIKRIKKFREELNLPIAILLDTKGPEIRTGLLETDDDVELVTGQEYTLTTRDIKGNNEITSITYAELPQDVEAGNTILIDDGLIGLKVKEIKDGTDIVCDVINGGLLGSRKGVNVPNVRVNLPSITEKDKADIEFGLENGIDFIAASFIRNAEAVEEIKDIIGAHNMHVGVISKIENMEGVENIDAIIDASAGIMVARGDLGVEVPAEEVPFLQKEIIRKCNDAFKPVVTATQMLDSMIRNPRPTRAEATDVANAIYDGTDAIMLSGETAKGKYPVEAVKMMNQIAISTEVHLSTKIKDYRSKYINRGISAAVAYSAVQTAHNVNAKCILASSMSGFTTRIVSKFKPDAQIIGLSPDDAIVRQMQIYWGVRPFKSHKAETTKDLLDEATDIVLDAGLAEKDDILVLTGGGPANHRGKGVTNMLKVVKIGEFGE
- a CDS encoding rhomboid family intramembrane serine protease, producing the protein MWLNKLEEKFGRYAIPNLPKIIVLLYAVGFVIANISPRLYSLLELNPYLILHGQVWRIVTFLLIGPETNLIFVIFVLLFYYSIGSSLEQVWGTFRFNMYYLIGVLGTIVGAFLTYAILTFAYGEGYGAFVNMDTFYLNMTLFLAYASMFPEMEVYLYMILPIKVKWLGYLDGLYLIYIFLSSGFTVAGISVKVSIVAALLNFLLFFFSMKKIRRMGANFKAKTIHKKKARAYKAKTITPKKKNGAMHECAVCHRTELDDPELEFRYCSKCDGNYEYCQDHLFTHKHVKR